Proteins encoded together in one Streptomyces asoensis window:
- a CDS encoding arabinan endo-1,5-alpha-L-arabinosidase — MSRTPPVPRTPPVPRTPRRSRGAALLSIPAAVLLALVPSTASAYPDPGRVTGATVVHDPTMIRTPAGRYLLYATGGGLSYRTSTDRVAFGAGADAFSTRPAWWSAYGATEAWAPDISYQGGKYLMYYAVSTFGSNKSAIGLAGSSTGLPGSWTDYGTVYTSSTSSDYNAIDPNLFVDGDGKWWLSFGSWWTGIKMIRLDPSTGKQLASDTARRSLAARPTGTKAVEAPYVVRHGSYYYLFASYDTCCAGTGSTYKVKVGRAASVTGPYYDRSGVALTNNGGTPVLESHGSVIGPGGQSILHDTDGDLIVYHYYDGNDNGTPKLGINLLDWSSGWPVAH; from the coding sequence ATGAGCCGCACCCCACCCGTCCCCCGCACCCCACCCGTCCCCCGCACGCCCCGCCGGTCCCGCGGGGCCGCCCTGCTCTCGATCCCGGCGGCGGTCCTGCTCGCCCTGGTCCCCTCCACCGCCTCCGCGTATCCCGACCCCGGCAGGGTCACCGGCGCCACGGTCGTGCACGACCCGACGATGATCCGCACGCCGGCCGGCCGCTACCTCCTCTACGCCACCGGCGGCGGTCTCTCCTACCGCACCTCCACCGACCGCGTCGCGTTCGGCGCGGGCGCGGACGCCTTCTCCACCCGGCCGGCCTGGTGGTCCGCCTACGGCGCCACGGAGGCCTGGGCGCCCGACATCTCGTACCAGGGCGGCAAGTACCTGATGTACTACGCCGTCTCCACCTTCGGGTCCAACAAGTCCGCCATAGGACTGGCCGGTTCGAGCACCGGCCTGCCCGGCTCCTGGACCGACTACGGCACCGTCTACACCTCGTCCACGTCCAGCGACTACAACGCCATCGACCCGAACCTCTTCGTGGACGGCGACGGCAAGTGGTGGCTGTCGTTCGGGAGTTGGTGGACGGGGATCAAGATGATCCGGCTCGACCCGTCGACCGGCAAACAGCTCGCCTCCGACACCGCCCGGCGCTCGCTCGCCGCCCGCCCCACCGGGACCAAGGCCGTCGAGGCGCCCTACGTGGTCAGGCACGGCAGCTACTACTACCTCTTCGCCTCCTACGACACCTGCTGTGCGGGCACCGGCTCCACCTACAAGGTCAAGGTCGGCCGGGCGGCCTCCGTCACCGGGCCGTACTACGACAGGAGCGGTGTCGCCCTGACGAACAACGGCGGCACCCCGGTGCTGGAGTCGCACGGCAGCGTCATCGGGCCCGGCGGGCAGTCGATCCTGCACGACACCGACGGGGACCTGATCGTCTACCACTACTACGACGGCAACGACAACGGCACCCCCAAGCTGGGGATCAACCTCCTGGACTGGAGCAGCGGCTGGCCGGTCGCCCACTGA
- a CDS encoding intradiol ring-cleavage dioxygenase, giving the protein MTDTSDARPSVARRTVLVASGATAAALAVGAAATPEAPTTDTADAAPVAAAAVCTLTKEMTEGPYYLDGQYVRADVTEGKAGVPLKLTLTVVDDDTCVPLSNALVEIWHCDALGEYSGFVGNNGHSEPDDGTFLRGGVLTNASGVANITTVYPGWYRGRCIHIHVKVHTNVTLTSNGSFTGGQELHTGQLFINETITTAVAKVSPYSTNAVPRTTLAQDSIYDDGGAASGLLTLTALGSTTSAGYTGTLTLGVER; this is encoded by the coding sequence ATGACAGACACCTCAGATGCGCGCCCTTCCGTCGCGCGCCGTACCGTACTCGTCGCCTCCGGCGCGACCGCAGCGGCCCTGGCCGTAGGCGCCGCTGCCACGCCCGAGGCCCCCACGACCGACACGGCCGACGCCGCTCCCGTCGCCGCCGCGGCCGTCTGCACCCTCACGAAGGAAATGACCGAAGGGCCCTACTACCTCGACGGACAGTACGTCCGCGCCGACGTCACCGAGGGCAAGGCGGGCGTCCCGCTCAAGCTGACGCTCACCGTCGTCGACGACGACACCTGCGTGCCCCTCTCCAACGCGCTCGTGGAGATCTGGCACTGCGACGCCCTCGGCGAGTACTCCGGCTTCGTCGGCAACAACGGCCACAGCGAACCGGACGACGGCACCTTCCTGCGCGGCGGTGTCCTCACCAACGCCAGCGGTGTCGCCAACATCACCACCGTCTACCCCGGCTGGTACCGGGGCCGGTGCATCCACATCCACGTCAAGGTGCACACCAACGTCACGCTGACCTCGAACGGCTCCTTCACCGGCGGCCAGGAACTGCACACCGGCCAGCTCTTCATCAACGAGACCATCACGACGGCCGTCGCGAAAGTCTCCCCGTACTCGACCAACGCGGTCCCCCGCACCACCCTCGCCCAGGACTCCATCTACGACGACGGGGGCGCCGCCTCCGGCCTGCTCACCCTGACGGCGCTGGGCAGCACGACC